The window CACCGTCGATTGAATCATTAACAAGTATTGAGATGTTTTCATAGTTTCTGTCCAGTTTTGATAATAACTTAAGTTTTGCGGACGTATTATTAATCCATTCTTTCGAGAATTCATAATTTATGATTTCATCAATAACATTTTTATTGCTAACAACTATTGATTCGGCGGATTGTACTAACATACGTTCTTTTTTACGGGTTGTCAAATAGTCTCCTGAAAATAATAAAATTGTAATTATTGGAAATAATGATATAAGACAAATTAAACTTATTTTATTACCGGTTTGTTTTGAATCGGCAGTATCATTATTATGTTTTTCCGCTATTCTTGTCAAATTGAACATAACATTTGTAATTAATGCACCGAACATCAAAGCCAATATTCCCAATATGCTTAAGTAAAATGTTTCAGTCAAATTTTCTCTAAAAACTTTTAAACCGAAAACATTCATAACAATAAAAGTGAATACCCAATAGCATAATGCAATAACCGATATAATGCATAAAACATTACTTAATTTCACAATTCTTTTTGCAGTCATATCTTTCTCCTTTATTTTATCTACCGCAATAGCGGCATTAATCTAATATTCGCTAAACCCTTTATTCCAATTTTTCTATTTTTGCCGAACCGGAAGAATTCAAGGTAACTTTTTGCGGATTGCCTGCATACCGGACAGTTGCGGAACCAGATGTGGTTGCCTTTAAACTTGTTTCGGCATATATTTCAATATTCCCGGAACCGGAAATCGTGCAAGAAATATCTTTAGCCTTAAGCTCCGTCGCCTTTAGAGTTCCCGAACCTGAAACACTGACAATAATTTTTTCAGCAGTCCCTTTTAAATATGTATCACTTATACCCGATGTATTCAAAGTTATATTGTTTGCAATAACATCGGCAATTACATTTGTGCTTCCGCTAGCCTTAAGAAAAAACTCTTCCATCTTGCCTTTTAAATCTGTTTTCCCCGCACCTGAAATATCGATACCGATACTGCGTGCAATAATATCGGCTGTTATAGAACCTGCACCTCTGATAGATAATGACACCGACATATCTTTATCATAAAAACCAGAAACTGTACTTTCCGTACGCCCAGCCGCGGATAGGCTTTTTATTTTGGGCATCGTAATGAATATTTCAGCCTTGCCGTCCCGTATATTGATATTACTCTTTGTTTTAATGATGAGTTTTTCATCTGCTTTGTTGACATACACATCAACAAATTCAAATAAATTTGAATTAAGAGCAATTTCAACCTTAAAGGCTTCTCCACGTATTATGTTTGCAGATGAGGAAAATAGACTTATATCTACAGAATCAAAATCTTCAAGATTGAAAGTTTTAGTTTCAATCTTTTTATTTCCGTATATGGTTTTCATTGAAACACAGTTTGCCGATATGAGCACATAAAAAATACAAAGTATACTTATAACTTTTTTCATTTTAAACCTCCATAATTATAATGTAGTTTATCTATATATTAGTATAGTTCCTTTAAGTTTTTCTGTCAATGTTTTATTTGAAGCTGACTATAGGGCAATTTTTCTGAAATTATTTAAGTGCTCTTAATATAATTTACGCTATTATAAATTGCAAGAGGTATTGCCGCTCATTATGCCGCGAATAGCGACATCAGCCTAATATTCTCTTAGCCCGCATTTGCGGTTTATTCGCGATGTCAACTTGAAGCGGGTGTTAGATGATTTTTTACTGTTTAAATCCAATTTCAGAATCAAATACATTGAAAAAATATTTTCCAATGCTTCCGTATACTCTTTCAGCTCTTTTTAATAATTGGAATGAATTCGTATCGGAATATATAAATCGAATGGTTGCATTTTATAATAAATATCGGTTTTTGTATATTCTTCCGATACCGTAAAGCATTATCCGTTTCTTTCCGAGGACGAAGCAGCAATCCTTCCGTTTCAAGTGTTACAGTAATTCCTTACGATTTTTCTTTGCCGCCGGAAGTTTCACATCATTGCCCGATAACTTATATCATGTAATTCGGATAATTGTTCTCATAAAATAAGCAAGCGGAAAAAATATCAATTTTTGAGCATTGCTTGTTTTCCGCACTTTTGTAACGAAGTGAAAAAGTGCATACAATAATGCAAGTTTGCAAAATAGTTTTTCAAGCAAACTCGAGGAGTGTTTTTACTCAATGCTATTTGCATTGAGTAAAGTAAACCTTCTAAAATAAAATTTAAATATTCTTTACTTAGCGTCATACTATGTACCTATTTTTATCTTGCGGATTTATTCCGCCGGTTTACGCTTCTTCAATTATCCACTCACCGACGGTTTTCTCTTCGGCATTAAAACTTACTCCGATTAACACGATTTTTTTGTTTTCCGCCCTGTACCGCTCCGCATAGTTTTTTTTCTTAATTTGCTGCAAGGCGGCAGCTGCGGAATCTTTTAACTTAAATTCAAAAATATACACCGCCGTTTCGGTTTCTACCGTGCAGTCGCTCCTTCCCGTTGATGACGGCGTTTCCGTTTTTACAAACTGCCCCATCAGTGCAAAGACTAAGTATACGCATATTTGAAAGTTGTGTTCCCTTAACGCAATGCTTTCCGTACTTTCTTTTTTTACCGTGTCGTACGGTACGCTCGCCATTATCGATTTTAACCGCTGCATAAATTCGTTTACTCTTCCTGCAATAATATCACGGTAAAATTGCGCTACGGAAAAGGCGGCATCGGAATAAAGCACATTTGAATAGCTCGGTAAAAGGTTATATAAAAAACCGTAGCGCACTTCGTCATTGGGAAAGCCTAATGTATAAAGCCGTACTGTATTGTCATAATCTTTTATCGTCAAATATCCCGCTTGAAACAAAATAGGAATTGCGGAACCGGAGTTCGCCCTGTAATCGGATAAACCGGCGGCATCCATTTCCACATGCCCGTCCAAGTCAGGGATATTATAGGAACAATCTTTTAAAGAGTTTACCAAAAAAGTCGGTGTGCCCGTTTCAAACCAATAATTTCCCAATTCTTTTTTTGCAAATGCATTTATTACACTAAACGGATTATACACATTTTCACCTGCTTGATGAAACCGATAGCCGTCATATTTTTGTTTTAACTGCAACACTATTTCATCATAAGAACAAGCCGCTTTTTCCTGTAATATCTTAATTTCAGGTTCAAATATTTTTTCAAGTTCCGTTTGTGTAAGTCCGCATACGGAGCTGAAATCTTCTTCAAAACTTATATCGCGTAAATTATTTAAATCGCTGAAAATACTTACCTTACTGAATTTTGTAACACCGGTTAAAAAGGCGAACCGTACATATTGGTCTACACTTTTTAACACCGAGTAAAATGCCTTGAGTGTTGCGCGGTATTCTTCATTTAATGTTTCGTTTACATTCATTGTTTGTAAAAGCGGTTTATCGTATTCGTCTACAAGCACAACAACCTGCTTTCCGGTTTTTTCATACGCTCTTTCAAGGAGTTTTTGAAACCGTAAAGCCGGTGTGTCCGATATGCCGCCGTAGATTTCTTCATATCTGCTTAACTCAAAATTAAGCCGCGCTTTTAAATCGTCCTTTGAGTTAAACTCCCCGACATTAAAATCAAAATAAAAAACGGGATATTCCTGCCACGGCTCATCTGTTGCATTTTCATATTGCTCGACTGCAAGCTGTTTGAATAATTCTTTTTGCCCTAAAAAGTATGCTTTTAACGTCGAAAGAAAAAGACTTTTACCGAAGCGGCGCGGGCGGCTTAAAAAATATACCTTGCCTGAATTTGCGAGTTTAGGAATAAATGCGGTTTTATCGACATAAAGAAATTCTTTTTCGCGTAAATCTTTAAAACTTTGTACGCCGATAGGCAGTTTTCGGTTAAAATCCATAAGCGTCCCTCTGCCGTTATTATAGCATATTTTTCAGGATTGTAAAAGTATGGTCTATAGAGTTCTTAAGTGCATAAAGACGCCCCTTGCATCGTTATCCCGTTCGTTCGGGAACATATCGGCGGTTTGTGCCGCTTCGTCAATTCCGGTAATGAGTTTTTATAAGGTTTGCAAACTGTAATCCGGCAACTTTTAATAAATATTTTTTTGTCGTAGGTCTTGACATATCAATTTTTCAGCTCTTTGCGCATTTTGTTAGGCGTAATACCGTAAGTTTCTTTAAATGCTTTTTGAAAAAAACCGTCGCCGTAGTAGCCGACCGCCTGTGCAACGGCTATAATCGAAAGGTCCGTTTTATGCAGCAATTCAAGAGCCTTTGTCATTCTCATTTTTTTTGTGTAGCCGTTTATAGTTGTGTGAAACAGTTCTTTAAACCCCGTTACCGTTTTTTGCTGATTAAGTGCAAACCGTTTTGTTAATTCCGCTATGGTAAAATCCTCTGCAAAGTGAAGCTCGATATATTTTTTTACTTCGTTTAAAACGGATTTATCTTGAGGCGAAAGATAAACGGCACATTTTAAAGGTTTACTATAAATATAATCGTACAAAAGTGCAAATGCTTCATACGCTTTACCGTGAATAAATAACCGTAAAGCCGCTCCTTCCAATGTACATTCTTTAAGTTGATTGCAAATAAGTGAAAGTTGAGGAATTGTTATGGGGGCGGGATTTAAAGCCTCCGCCGCTTTTTCAAAAAAATCTTCATGCAGTTTAATAGGCAGTGTATCAAAAAACTTTTTACGGAAGGCAAAACCTGCATTCACCAGCCGTATATTCGGTTCAATCCTTTTGTATCCGTCAAAAACCGGATAATTTACATAGGCATTTAGTCCGTACTCAAATTCAAAACGGCTCTCTTCTTTTTGATAATACGAAGCGGAACCGGTATAGTAATGACCTGCCTCCAATATAAGCTCATCGACATGTTCTTTTATTATAAAGGGAGTAAAAAGCGTACAGTCGGAAACGACAGCCATAGCCGATTCGGAATCTCCCAAAACGGAAAAACCGCCGCTCCCTTTTTCTTCAGGTAAACGGTAGTCGATTCTGCCGTTTTGTATATGTTTAATAAAGCCGTACCGCTCAAAATCAGCCCAATAATCTTCAAGCGTTCTCATATTTACTCCCGTTCTTTTATGTATATTTCTTTTCTATTTGAAGTTTATTATAGCATAATAATGCGGAAAAAGCAAGAATTTTTACATTTTTCTGCTTAAATTAAAGCCTTATCATCTTGACAACGGTTTTTAAAACGACTAATATTAAGTTAATAACTACTAACAAAATAAAAATATGAGGAGGCTGTTTTGAATAAAAAATCTCAAGGTATATTGGAACATATTTTCTCGGTAACGGAGAAAGGAAGGGGCATTTTAACGGCAGGCATAACCGCTTCGGTTATCGGAATGCTTTGTAATGTCGTACCCTATATTTCGGTGTATTATATCGGAAAGCTTTTTTTGACGGACGGAGTTTCGAACAATAAAGGAGCGATTCTTTTTTGGGTACTCATTGCAGGGGCTGCAATACTTTTAAATTTGGTTTTTTCCTTTTGCGGAAGTCTCGGCTGTCATACTGCGGCATTTAAAATTTTGTACCGATACAGAATAAAAATTATGGAGCATTTGGGGAAATTGCCGATAGGGTTTTTCGCCGAACACACAAGCGGCGGTATTCAAAAAATTATGGACGAGGATATTGGAAAACTTGAGGGAGTCATTGCGCATATAATGCCCGATATGATTGGCTCGACTCTTGTCCTCCTTTTATTATTGGCGGGTATCGGGTATCTTAATATTTTTTTGGCGCTCACGGTAATTCTTTCGATTGCGGCAGGATTCTTTTTTCAATTTTCGATTTTCGGCGGTGAAAAGGCAAAACAAATCTATGCAGATGTTACACAGTCCGCACAGAACATTACCGGAGCATTTTCGGAATATGTCAAGGGAATAGCCGAAGTAAAACTGTTCGGAAAAACGCACGGAATGACAAAGACTTTAGAAAAATATATTGACGATTATGAATTTTGGGAAGTAACAAGTTATAAAAGAGCCGCTTTCAATATGACTATGTATAAAAGCATCGGCTTATCCCTTCTTACCTTTGTTCTTCCGGCAGGGGGATTGTTGATTACTTACAGTCCGACAGGCGATACCGTTTTGTCGGTGCTGATGGCGCTTATCATCACTCCTGCCTTGTGGGAACCCTTATTAACCTGCATTGATTATGCCGCACAGTTGCGTATGACGCAGGCGGGCTTACAGCAAATAGAGCTCATACTGAATAGTCCCGTTTTTGATTTTAAACCGGAGCAAAAGCGGATTGCACACAATAGTGTTGAGTTTGAAAATGTTTCTTTTTCATATCAAAGCGAAACGGATTCCGGTCGGCACAAAGCATTGGATTCGGTTTCTTTTTCATGTAACGAAGGAGAAATGACCGCCTTAGTCGGAGAATCGGGAAGCGGAAAATCAACCGTCGGGCAATTATTGTTACGGTTTTATGATATTCATCAAGGACGCATTACAATCGGCGGTAAGGATATACGGACAATAGAAACAAAAGAATTGATGGATAAAATTGCCTTTGTGTTTCAAGATACCTTTATTTTTTCCGACACGGTAAAAAACAATATTATAATGAATAAAAATATTCCGGAAGAAAAACTGATTGAAGCGGCAAAACAGGCATGCTGTCATGATTTTATTATGAAACTGCCTGAAGGCTACGATACGCTCATCGGTTCGGGCAACATACAATTATCGGGCGGAGAAGCGCAGCGTATTTCCATTGCGCGGGCATTTTTAAAGGAGTCGCCTATTATTATCCTAGATGAAGCCCTCGCCTATACCGATGCGGAAAATGAAAACGTCATACAGGAAGCGATTAAAAATCTGATTAAACATAAAACGGTCATTGTTATTGCACATAGACTGCAAAGTATTATGGAAGCGGATAACATCATCGTATTACAAAACGGAAAAATTATTGAACGGGGTACCCATACGGAGTTGATAAGTAAGAATACGGAATATAAAACGTTATGGAAGCTGCAATATGAAGCGGACGAATGGGAACTTGAACACAGAGGAGAAGCGATACAATGAAAGAAATTATACGTAAATTTACAATGGGGCATCCTTACGAGATGACAGTGCCCGTTGTTTGGTATTTTTTAGAAGGCGTTACTATGAGCTTTCCGGCAATTGCAATATATTTTGCAATAAACGTGTTGATTATCCGTTTTAAAAATCCTACCGCTATTTTTGATGACGGATTTTGGAGCATTGCCCTATGGCTTGCAGGCTTTTTTTTATTGCAATTTATTATAAGTTTTATAACCTTTTTAAAAACCTTCCTTCCCGCTGCAAAAAATTCGGCGGCACATAAAAAAGAATTTATACAAAAGATAAAAACACTGCCGTTGGGGTTTTTCTCAAAAACAAAAACGGGCGAGCTTATCAATACCTTTACCGGAGATTTTTTGGCAATTGAACAAAGTATGGCAGCTTTAGTTACCGCTTTGTTCGGCGTTATATTTTCCTGTCTTGTAACCTCCGTTTTTATGTTTTACTTTAATGCAAAAATGGCGGCGGCTTTTTATATTACCATTCCTGTTGCAGCCTTTATAACCTATACCTCGCTTAAAATACTTGCAAAACTTACGGTGCAAGCAAGAGCGGCAAAAGACGAAGCTGCGGATTCTTTACATGAATATATTTTAGGTATGAAGATACTGCGCTCTTACAATCAAACGGGAAGCGGTTTTAAAAAACTTAAAAATGCATACGCTAATCTTATGAATGTCTGTATAAAAGGCGAAAGTATAGGCGGCGCTCTTTTAGGTTTTTCGTCTACAATGGTGCGGGCCGGGCTTCCCCTTATGTGTTTTACCGGCGCATATCTGGTGCTCGGCGGCACCGTATCGTTAGCGGAATTTTTAAGTATTATCATTATCGGGACAAAGATTATCAGTCCGCTTTTAATGTGGGTACGCTATATAACGATTTTAAGAGTCCATTATGAAAGCGCAACAAGAATCGATACTATCATGCGGGAAAAGCCGCTTACGGGAGAAAAAACGCTTAACCTGACCGACGATATTGTATTTGACAAGGTGAGCTTTTCGTATTCAAAAAGGGAAAAAACACTTGAGAATGTTTCCTGCACATTTAAAAAGAACACACTTACCGCAATTGTCGGGCCGTCAGGCGGCGGTAAATCGACAATGTTACGGCTTATCGCACGATTTTGGGACACGGACGGAGGCGAGATAAAAATCGGAGGTATTACTTTAAAAGATATTCAGGCGGAACAGTGGATAAAACACATTTCGTTTGTACTGCAAGATGTGTATCTTTTTAATGAAACAATACGGGAAAATATTGTGTTCGGTAATGAAAAGGCAACGGAAGAAGATATGATTGAAGCGGCAAAACAGGCATGCTGTCATGATTTTATTATGAAACTGCCTGAAGGCTATGATACGACAGTCGGCGAAGGGGGCTGTACGCTTTCGGGCGGAGAAAAGCAGCGGATTTCCATTGCACGGGCATTGTTAAAAAATGCACCGATACTTTTATTGGACGAGCCGACCGCCAGTTTGGACGCGCGGAATGAGGTTGCACTGCAAAAGGCGTTGTCGAATCTGGTAAAAAACAAAACGGTTATTATGATAGCGCACCGCTTAAAAACGGTTAAAAATGCGGATAACATTATCGTACTGGATAAGGGAAAAATCGCTGAACAGGGTAGGCATTCCGAATTACTTGAGCGGAAGGGGCTGTATGCACGGCTTTGGCATTTACAACATAAAACAAAGGAATTAAAGCTTTCGACCGGGAGGAAAAAGAATACACAGTAAAAGATACGGGCGGGATTGCAGAATAATACACTGTGTCGAAAGAACGTAAAAAAAATTATTTCCCGATATAAAAGCCGCGCTTAGAAGGGGGCTTTCCAAAAACTTCAGTTTTTAGAGGTGAGCTTTGCTCACCGGTTTTCCTTAGATTTAACTTGCGATGTTTAAAATTAAGTCATTATGATACAAAGACTTAATTTTAAACTCGACGGGGATGGCGAAAAAGTAACCGACTTTTGAGACATCCCCTTATTTCCTGCATTTATAAGCGGCAAAGGCGGTATTGTTTTTGCCTGAACCGACATGTGGCAAAAACGGTTTAAATACGGTATAATATCGGCAAAATTAAAAATCGGAAGATGTAAAAAGGAATAAAGATAATTTTTATGAAATGTATTATGCTTCACGGTTTGGGGCAAAGTTCTGCAAGTTGGAAACAAACTATAGATACGATGAATAATGGAGTAATAAATGGCGGAAAGGATATTGATTGCCCCGACTTATTTACATTGGTTAAAGATAAGGAAATAAATTATGCCGATTTGTATTGTGCATTTTCGGAATATTGTAAAAGGTATTCCGAGCCGATACGTATCTGCGGTTTATCTTTGGGCGGTATTCTTGCATTGCACTATACAATTGAAAATAGCGATAAGGTTAATGCTTTGGCGCTTATCGGAGTACAGTATGCTATGCCTAAGATGTTGCTTAAGGCTCAAAATATAATTTTTTCCATGCTGCCTGAAAAAGTTTTTAAAAAAACGGGATTAAAAAAGAAAGAGCTTATACATCTTTCCGATTCGATGATTGATTTGGATTTCAGCAGGGAGTTATGTAAGATAACTTGCCCCGCTCTTATTATTTGCGGAGAAAAGGACAGGGTTAATATGAATGCCGCCTTGCGTTTAAAAACGGTGTTGCCGAATGCGGAATTGAACATTATTAAAAAGGCGGGGCATGAAGTAAATAAGGATAATCCGATAAGATTGGGAGAGGTGTTAAACGGGTTTTTAGGGTAATAAACTTAAAGGTTGCCCTGCCTTTTATACCGCTTAAAAACGCAAGAGAAAAAAGGCAGAGAGCTTTTTAAAAAGGGGTTAAAAAGCGTTTAAAACAGGTTAAAATGAGCCCTTGTAGCCGAGCTCGCGGAGCCTTTTTTGGGTTTTTACCGATAAGGCAAGTTTTTCAAAGGTTGCATGACCGCCTATTTTAACCCCGTCGGGTATTATAATTTCTTTTAAATTGGGGCACTCGGCAAAGCCACCGTTAGACGGCCCTTCCGTACCGATAAATTTAATATGGGAGGGAATTTTTACTTCCGTAAATGTACAAGCTGCATAGGCACCTAAATGTTCCGCCGATTGTGGCGCCGTAAACTCTTCCAAATAAAGGAAGAAATAGGCGTTAAGCCACTCGTCCTCAATATACGTTTTATACTTGGCGTTTTTACCCGGTATTATTTTTTTTGCACAAAGCGAGGAGAAGTTTCCCCCCTGCACCATAGGGCCTTTAATATAAACCGTTTCGACATTGTCGGGAATAATTACCGCATCATAGGGGATAAGCCCGTCTTCCTGACTTTTGGCTTCCGGATTAAATTTTTTAAAAGGCTCGGTTACGGTTATGCTTTTTACGGGTAAGCCTTCAATCTTACCGGGGTAGTGAAGGACGGTAAGATTCCACATTTCCCCTTTTTTATCGTAAAACTCTTCTTTCATTTTGTTTGAAAATCCGGT is drawn from Treponema pedis and contains these coding sequences:
- a CDS encoding ABC transporter ATP-binding protein, with the translated sequence MNKKSQGILEHIFSVTEKGRGILTAGITASVIGMLCNVVPYISVYYIGKLFLTDGVSNNKGAILFWVLIAGAAILLNLVFSFCGSLGCHTAAFKILYRYRIKIMEHLGKLPIGFFAEHTSGGIQKIMDEDIGKLEGVIAHIMPDMIGSTLVLLLLLAGIGYLNIFLALTVILSIAAGFFFQFSIFGGEKAKQIYADVTQSAQNITGAFSEYVKGIAEVKLFGKTHGMTKTLEKYIDDYEFWEVTSYKRAAFNMTMYKSIGLSLLTFVLPAGGLLITYSPTGDTVLSVLMALIITPALWEPLLTCIDYAAQLRMTQAGLQQIELILNSPVFDFKPEQKRIAHNSVEFENVSFSYQSETDSGRHKALDSVSFSCNEGEMTALVGESGSGKSTVGQLLLRFYDIHQGRITIGGKDIRTIETKELMDKIAFVFQDTFIFSDTVKNNIIMNKNIPEEKLIEAAKQACCHDFIMKLPEGYDTLIGSGNIQLSGGEAQRISIARAFLKESPIIILDEALAYTDAENENVIQEAIKNLIKHKTVIVIAHRLQSIMEADNIIVLQNGKIIERGTHTELISKNTEYKTLWKLQYEADEWELEHRGEAIQ
- a CDS encoding ATP-binding protein, which encodes MDFNRKLPIGVQSFKDLREKEFLYVDKTAFIPKLANSGKVYFLSRPRRFGKSLFLSTLKAYFLGQKELFKQLAVEQYENATDEPWQEYPVFYFDFNVGEFNSKDDLKARLNFELSRYEEIYGGISDTPALRFQKLLERAYEKTGKQVVVLVDEYDKPLLQTMNVNETLNEEYRATLKAFYSVLKSVDQYVRFAFLTGVTKFSKVSIFSDLNNLRDISFEEDFSSVCGLTQTELEKIFEPEIKILQEKAACSYDEIVLQLKQKYDGYRFHQAGENVYNPFSVINAFAKKELGNYWFETGTPTFLVNSLKDCSYNIPDLDGHVEMDAAGLSDYRANSGSAIPILFQAGYLTIKDYDNTVRLYTLGFPNDEVRYGFLYNLLPSYSNVLYSDAAFSVAQFYRDIIAGRVNEFMQRLKSIMASVPYDTVKKESTESIALREHNFQICVYLVFALMGQFVKTETPSSTGRSDCTVETETAVYIFEFKLKDSAAAALQQIKKKNYAERYRAENKKIVLIGVSFNAEEKTVGEWIIEEA
- a CDS encoding helix-turn-helix domain-containing protein, translating into MRTLEDYWADFERYGFIKHIQNGRIDYRLPEEKGSGGFSVLGDSESAMAVVSDCTLFTPFIIKEHVDELILEAGHYYTGSASYYQKEESRFEFEYGLNAYVNYPVFDGYKRIEPNIRLVNAGFAFRKKFFDTLPIKLHEDFFEKAAEALNPAPITIPQLSLICNQLKECTLEGAALRLFIHGKAYEAFALLYDYIYSKPLKCAVYLSPQDKSVLNEVKKYIELHFAEDFTIAELTKRFALNQQKTVTGFKELFHTTINGYTKKMRMTKALELLHKTDLSIIAVAQAVGYYGDGFFQKAFKETYGITPNKMRKELKN
- a CDS encoding head GIN domain-containing protein, producing the protein MKKVISILCIFYVLISANCVSMKTIYGNKKIETKTFNLEDFDSVDISLFSSSANIIRGEAFKVEIALNSNLFEFVDVYVNKADEKLIIKTKSNINIRDGKAEIFITMPKIKSLSAAGRTESTVSGFYDKDMSVSLSIRGAGSITADIIARSIGIDISGAGKTDLKGKMEEFFLKASGSTNVIADVIANNITLNTSGISDTYLKGTAEKIIVSVSGSGTLKATELKAKDISCTISGSGNIEIYAETSLKATTSGSATVRYAGNPQKVTLNSSGSAKIEKLE
- a CDS encoding alpha/beta fold hydrolase; this encodes MKCIMLHGLGQSSASWKQTIDTMNNGVINGGKDIDCPDLFTLVKDKEINYADLYCAFSEYCKRYSEPIRICGLSLGGILALHYTIENSDKVNALALIGVQYAMPKMLLKAQNIIFSMLPEKVFKKTGLKKKELIHLSDSMIDLDFSRELCKITCPALIICGEKDRVNMNAALRLKTVLPNAELNIIKKAGHEVNKDNPIRLGEVLNGFLG
- a CDS encoding ABC transporter ATP-binding protein codes for the protein MKEIIRKFTMGHPYEMTVPVVWYFLEGVTMSFPAIAIYFAINVLIIRFKNPTAIFDDGFWSIALWLAGFFLLQFIISFITFLKTFLPAAKNSAAHKKEFIQKIKTLPLGFFSKTKTGELINTFTGDFLAIEQSMAALVTALFGVIFSCLVTSVFMFYFNAKMAAAFYITIPVAAFITYTSLKILAKLTVQARAAKDEAADSLHEYILGMKILRSYNQTGSGFKKLKNAYANLMNVCIKGESIGGALLGFSSTMVRAGLPLMCFTGAYLVLGGTVSLAEFLSIIIIGTKIISPLLMWVRYITILRVHYESATRIDTIMREKPLTGEKTLNLTDDIVFDKVSFSYSKREKTLENVSCTFKKNTLTAIVGPSGGGKSTMLRLIARFWDTDGGEIKIGGITLKDIQAEQWIKHISFVLQDVYLFNETIRENIVFGNEKATEEDMIEAAKQACCHDFIMKLPEGYDTTVGEGGCTLSGGEKQRISIARALLKNAPILLLDEPTASLDARNEVALQKALSNLVKNKTVIMIAHRLKTVKNADNIIVLDKGKIAEQGRHSELLERKGLYARLWHLQHKTKELKLSTGRKKNTQ